A segment of the Desulfuromonadaceae bacterium genome:
GCAATGGCGCAACCTTGACCAATCCGTCATCTTCTCCGTCCAGATGTGCCCGGGCGCTGCTCCAGGGATAATCCTGCGGGTTTTCTACCAAACCCGCTGCAACCGGGTTCATTTCAATATAACGTGCCGCCGCCAACACATGACTCTCGCCCATCGTAAATGAAGCAAAGCGTTCCTGCCACAAATGCCCGCGCCACTTTTCACGAAAATTAATACGGCGGGTATAGCGACGATGGGCTTCTCCGACAGCACGGGCCAGGCCGTCTTCTGTTTGGGGTACAGTGATCAGGTGAACATGGTTCGGCATCAGACACCAGGCCCAGATATCGACATCATGCTTGCGGCACCATTCGGCCATCAGATCGATATAGGCGAGGTAGTCTTCGTCATTGAAAAAGACTTGCTGACGACGATTGCCGCGTTGGGTGATGTGGTGAGGGTAGCCAGGAACGACTACTCGTGCGATTCTGGCCATGCGCTACACTAGCAAACTCGAAAAAGAAATGAAAGATAAATATACTGTCCCCGGAACTTGAACTAGCAAACTCGAAAAAGAAATGAAAGATAAATATACTGTCCCCGGAACTTCGGAACTTACTGCGCCTAAAATGGGCACAGAAAGGAAATTAGGAAGCCACTTTTTAAGAAAACCAGCCATGAAGACAAAATTGGCGGCAAAATTAACCAGATTTTAACCAAACAGGCCGCTCAAGGCGGGTCAGAACCCCCTTATAAAAAATGTGCTGGTGGATCTGGGCGACAGCATAAAACTTGCATTTGCCTCAATTTTTCGTTATCTTTGCAGGTCTTATCCAATGCCGCACGTTAACCTTTCTGGACAGCTGGTTTGCTATGGGCCTTGCTACAATCAAACGCTACGGACAATCGATTATGACCGGCTTTGAGTGGAACGGTCGCATCCTCAAACCGCTCGGCAAATCAAAAGAACAGGGGTGGGAATTCGACGGCAAATTTGTGCGGCCGTGTGATGGTTCGATTACGCGCGGCTATGAATGGAATGCCAATGTGCTGAAGCCTTACGGCAAGACGATGTTTGCCGGGTTCAAGGTTGAGGGCAATATCATCAAGCCGTTCGGCAAGTCGCTCGATGAGGCGTGGGTTGTCTCCAGCAATGGTTGTTCACCCCACGGCAAAAGCCACAGTAGTGGCTGGGAATTTCACGGCGATATCCCTCTGCCACTGATTGCGCTGGTGGTGATGGGGTTGGCTGTTCGCGGCTGACGGGTAAAACGGCTACCGACGGGTAACGACCCTGGGGATGATTGATGAAAATTCTCAAAGCACAACGAGCCGGTTTTTGCATGGGTGTCGATCTGGCGCTCTGCAAGCTGAACGCGCTTATTCAGCAGGCTGAACAACGCAACACGATCTTCATCCTCGGGTCGATCATTCACAATCCCCAGGTGGTCAGGGAATATGCCGCAAAAGGGGTCATCACCGTCAATTCGCCGGATGAGATTCCGACCGGATCGACGGTGGTGATACGCGCTCACGGCATTGCCAGGGAGATTCGCGAGACACTGGAGCAGCGGGGCATCCGGATTGTCGATGCGACCTGTCCAAAAGTGACCGCCGCCTGCATGCAGATAAAAAAGCACACGGCAAACGGGCGCACCTTGCTCCTTTACGGTGAGGCAACGCACCCCGAAGTAAAGTGCCTGCTGAGCTATGCCGCCGGTGAAGCGCTGGTCTTCGATTCCGGTGAGGCGTGTGAGCAGCTGAATCTTGACCCGGCCAAACAATATTGCCTGGCCGCCCAGACCACCCAGGACAAAGACATTCTGCAATCGATCATCGACTGCCTGCAACAACGCAAGGAACTGGACGTGACGATTTTGCACACCATCTGCGACGCAACGCGCCAGCGTCAGGAAGAGGCGATTCTGCTGGCGGACAAGGTCGATTTTGTGATTGTCGCGGGG
Coding sequences within it:
- a CDS encoding transposase, which produces MARIARVVVPGYPHHITQRGNRRQQVFFNDEDYLAYIDLMAEWCRKHDVDIWAWCLMPNHVHLITVPQTEDGLARAVGEAHRRYTRRINFREKWRGHLWQERFASFTMGESHVLAAARYIEMNPVAAGLVENPQDYPWSSARAHLDGEDDGLVKVAPLLEMVGDWKKFLTLSSAEELSLIHRHERTGRPLGSGSFLDTVEEQLRRTVRPQKPGPKKKDH
- the ispH gene encoding 4-hydroxy-3-methylbut-2-enyl diphosphate reductase; this encodes MKILKAQRAGFCMGVDLALCKLNALIQQAEQRNTIFILGSIIHNPQVVREYAAKGVITVNSPDEIPTGSTVVIRAHGIAREIRETLEQRGIRIVDATCPKVTAACMQIKKHTANGRTLLLYGEATHPEVKCLLSYAAGEALVFDSGEACEQLNLDPAKQYCLAAQTTQDKDILQSIIDCLQQRKELDVTILHTICDATRQRQEEAILLADKVDFVIVAGGYESSNTRRLVQVVRAHGTEALHIESAAELPLDKLRHYARIGLTAGASTPKEIVNEIERVLTSLQEHDC